The nucleotide window TCACAGCAGGGTTTTTTCCATTGCtactttttcctgtttctctagGGCTGATGTAAATACCTCTGCAAACAGATTTTGCCAAGTGTATTTCTTAATGAAGTAGGGTCTAATACTAGATTATTCTTCAGAGGTTAGTGGTGGACTGCACCAACGTGTGAACTTGGTGCCTGCATTTGACAGCCAATTGACTTGAGCATTAATTACCTGGTGCCTAAAGTCCAAGTGCAGCCCTTTCAGGCAGAGCAGGATCCTGTGTTGTGCCTGGGAGGCAGCCTCGCAGCCATGTCTGGACTCCACTTTGGATGTTTCTATCAGAATGAAGATATGGATGCCAGCAGGAATGGCTTTATTCCCGCTCTGTGTGTTGGAGACACCTGAGCCTTGCAGGatgcctcagccctggctgaggtGCTCCTGTATCGGGCAGGAGTTGTGTTCCTGCTGATGCGGTGTCTCCGGGCTGTCTCCTGGTGTAGATTGCCGCGTGTTTCACTGGAAAGAGGATAAACAATACCGAGCCATTGAGCTTATAAGTAGCACACTGGCATCCCGCCAccaaaatataaatacattaaatgtaCTGGAGGAATGTTCATTCTGTTGTTTAGCCTTGGACGTGCCCCAGTTAGGTAAATCTAATCTTCTTGAGGGTTGTTGCATTACAGCTGAATGAGATAGGCCATTATCTTATTACTGATCTTTCTGTCATTCAGGATTCGTGTTCTGGCATTCATGGTGTGAAGTGTGCTTGCCCCAGAGAGGTTCTAGAAGTGTTTTCCAAGGGATATGAAGGTGCATAAGGGATCTGTTAGTACCTTGCAAGTTTTGACCCTCTGTCTTGGAAATGTTCATGCTCATTGTCAGTGTTGCCACTACTGGTCCAACCTCCTGTTGGTAGAAATGTACAAAATGGTGGCTTTGCCTGTATTTGCTAGGAAATGTATGTAACTCAGTGtcacagcatttattttcttccttcctgggtatttcttctgcagctccttccaaaATCCCTGTCTGTGCCTCCGCTGCTGCTGAGGTTGGGAACAAAGCTCTTGATGACTCCAGGGTGAGCAGGGGCCAGTGTTAAGCAACAGATCCAAAGCCCATGGATTACATTAAAGAGGAGTCTCTTCATTGTTTTCCACTGGTGCTGGGTCAGGCCCTCCAAATGTGATCCCACAGCATTAATGCTTGTGACTAATCCCACTGAaacccagggagctgctcccatgTGTAAGCACTACCAAATCCAGTGTGCAGTGCTAACAAGCACTCTGCAAGGGTTTAGCTCTTCTCTTGGCTGTACAATGAAGGGAtgaggcaggaaaagggaaggaaagggaataCATGAGCAGAGAAATTCTGAGCTGGTTATGAAGAACAGTGATGTTCTGTACAGAAtgcaagtatttaaaaaatagacaTCAGCTGCGTGTTCTACAGataagaaaatgttattttattgaATGGAGAGATATATATGTCTCACCTATCACATCTGAACTAATCAGTGTAGGCTTTTAGAAGAAATCTGTAATTACTCTGAGCATGTCATTAGTTAGATGCAAAATGAATGATATTGCTCCATTTTATTACCTCTAGTGATATAGCCATTTGTATCATAAATTCATTGACCTCATCTTAAATGATCAATTCTGTAAGATGGACTTGATTCATTAATTCTtaagtgacatttttttctcctccagtaATTTCCTTATTGTTGTAGAGactgtttttctgcctttttgtATGGTATTGTGAGGCATCATATTACCTGCATATGAGTCCCAcatttttataccttttttcTTAACTAAGCAGCATGGACTGATTGCTTATGTAAACAAAAAAGAAttggagaaaaaacaaaagaaaattatgaaatacATGAATGTAGAAGATAGACATTTTTCACTGTTGTAGCTTCAACAGTTTGAGATATTGCATCAATATCTCAATGTCTCATCAAAATCATCAATATCTCATGAAATCAATGAGATAATTATTGAATATTTGGTCAATGCAGGGTATTCAGGGTATATTTGCTGCCTTTAATTTATCtagctttaatttattttatctaGCAATAAAATATACAGAAGGGCCTGTGATCAATATGTGAGTGAGGCAGGCATACTTCAGAGTTTCTTCTTCGGTGAATTATTGAAAACTGGAGGAATCAGTAGAGAATCTGTAAGGAggatttctaaatattttaccaaggaagagaaaatatttgtttagcCAGGAGAGACGCAGGAGCCCACTGGAGATAAACAAATCAATACAGCAATAATACAGTGAAGTGTTTCAGTGAATTTTTCAAATGCTaactaataaaattaaattattagaAAAGATGCCACAATTTTTTGTGGGGCTGTATTTCTCTTTCAGTCCCTTTAATTAAGGTCATGGATGGGGCTCTTCCTAGAGGAGGCTGGGTTTGCTTTCTCATATTTCTCAGGCACTTCTTTGGCAGCAGGCTTACAAGGTGGTTCACTTCTGTCCCAAAGGAAAGGCAAGTCTTCACTGCAGCTGGACCTGAagtcctgctccatccctcgCTGCAGACACCTCAGAGGCCACTCTCCTCCTTGTCTTTCCACTGCAAATAGATGGTGAAGGGCCAGGGTGGGCTtcatcctgcccctgcctgcctcAAGAGCTGTCTGGGAGCTCCTAGTACCTTTTTGTACATGTCCTACCGTACATGTGGAGATCCTCTGCATCTTTGCCAGCGCttggggaaggagcaggctCTGCAAGCAGCAGGAGGAGTGTGGTGGAGCACATCACTGTTTGTGGCTACAGCAGTGAGCTCTTGCTCAGAAATGACTTTAAGGTAAATTCAGCAGCTCCACTGAGTTAAATAGTTTCCTATTACCTCATGGTGTAGACTCACAAATTCCTCTTTTGTCTGCTTTGAAAACAGTGGCAAGCCAGAAAATTTCAGGAGGTTGATTATAGGATGGTTCCATCAAGTGTGCCGACTTGCCAGGTGGGTGGCAAAACCCACACCCGTGCCAAATATGCAGGATGGTTCAATGCCcactgctgtgtgtttgcaCTATTTGCACCACAAGCTCCAGGGCTGTCTGTGATGGCCACTGAGCCTtcctgtggggagcagagagctgatAGCTGATAAaatccaggagctgtgggattgCCCCTTCTGCCCTGCTTGCTGCTCTCCCTCTTCCCCATCTGCCCCACACTTGGGGGGGATGCATGCACCATAACAGTGCAGGCATTTATCTCAACAGTTCCCTGCATTTGACAACCTTTTTGTCCATGTATTTTAGGGTGTGACACCATCACTGTGTGTTCAATGCAGGGCTGGACTTGTTTGCACTGGGAAATTTCCTTTCTTGCCATGGGGCACCATGCTGGAAATGCACCCTTGCTAATGCCACAGGCACcgagcagcaccagcacctcctCTGCTTTATCTCACAGGGCACAGTGTCTGTATGTCCAAGCTAAAAATCTGGGTCCTGCATTCCCAAACTTCAGAGTTGACTTAGGAATTGCTACTTCTCAATTGATTATTCAGCTTGATTTAAATGTTGGGATAAAAGAGAGGGAGTGTATGCGTGTGAatggggaggggagcaggagagaaACAAACAGCAACCTGATGGGATAACCAAAAGGTAGAGGAGTTAAATGGGCTAATAACCATAGCAtatagtgtgtgtgtgtgtgcctatATACATTAAAGATACATTACTGAAAACTCAAGAATGTCGCCACTGTTTATATTAAAGGAAAGCTGAGAGTTAAATGAGATGGGTAATCAGATGCCCAGCATATGTTGTTTTGAATTGTTTATATGGCCAAtagttattaaaattaattatgctTTTAATGCAGTCTTTTCACAATCATAGccttctttggggttttttgtgtatttttttcctttgtacaAAAGATAGAGTCATTTCAAAACAAGCTAGTATGGGCTATTTGGAAAAGGCAGAACAAACAATACCAGGATATATTTTGACATGGTCATAGGCTCAACATGCTGATAGAAAGCACCAAAAATCTCTGTCAGTGGAGTATTTTGAGAACTAATGTAAATGACAAAAATGGggggggttttgtgtgtgtaaaATTCTGTCAAAAAAGTGAGGCACTGAAAAATCTGACATCTGTTTATCTGTTTATAGCTATGGCAAGATTACTCATATTAATTCTTGTTTAAAATGCCATATGAAGGAAAGGCATTTGTGCAAACAAGAGTCATATTTGAATTGTAGATCATGTCTTCACCATCTGTGAGAGCTGTTGGTGTTGCAAAATTAATGTGTTAATGAAATCACAATAATTTCTCTGAAGTAATGGATTCTGAAGCCTAGAATGACTATTTTTTGAACTTTGGTGTCTAGTGGTTTACAACTGGGAAAACCTTTCACAGCTTAATTAGTTCTGCAgcattatgtaaaaaaaaattggctgtGCCTTCACCACACCAATAGCAACACAAAAAAGGATTAAatggaaagcagagaaacaaaacaaaattgagCTTGCAATGCAAACTTTTTGCCGTAGTATTTGAGAAGTTGCTAAACAGGTCCTTGCTTGCCAAGAAGTTTTACTCAAAGTGACTTGTACACAAGAGTGGccaaacagctcagaaaataattccagcTTGCTGAAACATCACAAATTGGGACTATTTGAACCTTACACAAATATCCTGACTTTTTCCAAATTTCTCCTTGGAACGAAGGGCAAAGAATCAATGATGCTTTTTCTTTGTGATGCCATTTTGAAATATCACACTCTTTCCAACTTATTATTTGATACCCTTAGTAAAATACTAAATGTTACTGTGGGCTGCAGTTTAGCAGAAAAAGGTTTGCATTCATTTCCAGTAACTTTCTGAGTCCTTTTCCAGTTCTCACACTCCTTGTGTAGTATGGCGTCTCATATGGCACAGGCGTGCTTAGATTACCACCAAGGAGTAATCACAGCCATACTCATATGGACTCTGCACACTTACATATGCATGTTATAACAGTTTATGCCAGCTGAGGATTCTTCTCTGTGCTATGGGTTTAAGATATATAATGCATCATATAAGGTAGAACTGAGATCATGGGAGCCAGAAAAGGGGAGGGGCATTCAATTCATTAATAtgttggaggaaaaaaaaggtgcagTTTTCACAAAtgtaacttctttttttcctgttagaaaaattatgtattcagcaactgaaaaattacttttaaaataacactATGAAGAGTAGATTGCTTTTCTTACCTGATTCGATTTTATTGCTGTGTTGTAGGTATGTGACTGGTGTAAGCACATAAGACACACAAAAGAGTATCTGGATTTTGGGGACGGGGAAAGAAGGCTTCAGTTCTGCAGTGCAAAATGTCTCAATCAGTACAAAATGGACATTTTCTACAAAGAGACACAGGCCAATCTTCCAGCTGGACTGTGCAGTACATTACATCCTCCAGTcgaaaataaagcagaaggcACTGGGGTGCAGCTGCTGACTCCAGATTCTTGGAATATACCGCTAGCAGATGCTCGGAGAAAAGCCCCATCCCCAGCGTCTGCAGCTGGCCAAATTCAAGGCCCTGGACCATCAGCGTCTACCACTGCCTCTCCGTCTGACACTGCCAACTGCTCTGTCACTAAAATCCCCACGCCAGTTCCCAAACCTATTCCCATCAGTGAGAATCCAAATATTCCACCGGTTTCTGTCCAGCCACCTGCTAGCATTGTGCCTCCAATTGGTGTCCCACCTCGCAGTCCTCCCATGGTGATGACAAACCGTGGGCCAGTTCCTCTGCCCATATTCATGGAACAGCAAATTATGCAGCAAATCCGTCCACCGTTTATTCGTGGGCCACCTCACCATGCCTCAAATCCTAACAGCCCTCTGTCAAATCCAATGATTCCTGGAATTGGTCCCCCACCAGGTGGTCCCAGAAATATGGGCCCCACCTCTAGCCCCATGCACAGGCCAATGCTTTCCCCCCATATCCATCCCCCCACAACACCTACCATGCCTGGGAATCCTCCTGGCTTGTTGCCACCTCCCCCTCCCGGAGCTCCTTTGCCCAGTCTTCCCTTCCCCCCTGTCAGCATGATGCCAAATGGTCCTATGCCTATGCCACAGATGATGAACTTTGGATTGCCATCCCTTGCCCCACTGGTGCCACCCCCAACTCTACTAGTGCCATATCCTGTCATTGTCCCTTTGCCcgttcccatccccatccccatccccatccctcacaTCAACGACTCCAAACCCCCCAATGGCTTCTCCAGCAACGGGGAAAGCTTCATTCCGAGTACCTCCAGCGAGACGCCTGGGGCAAAGCCAACCAATAGCTCTTCATCCCCTCGAGAGTCAAAGCAAGGATCATCCAAATCCTCTGACTCATCACCGAGCTGCTCAGGCCAGTCCCTTAATCAAGCTAAAGTGCTTCAGGAGCACAGTAAAAATGAAGTTGTTGATTTGACTGTCAGACCTAGTAGTCCAGTGAACAGTAAATTTGGTTTCCCCAGTGTGCTGCAGGGTCCACAGGACGGTGTGATAGACCTAACAGTAGGCCACCGGTCTAGGCTGCACAATGTCATCCACAGGGCTCTGCACGCCCAAGTGAAAGTGGAACGTGAACCTAACAGTGTTGTAAATTTGGCTTTTGGTAGCTCAGACAAAAGGAactgcagtgactgcagggaCAACTGCAGCCCGGTTGACTCACAAACGTTACCGTGCAGTGACGGAGCTCACTGCTGTCCCGTCTCCTTGGCCTCTGGCACGCCGGGACTGGAAGCTGGCGCAGCGGTGTGCAACGTCATTGTGAATGGCACAAAGAGCACAGAGGGTTCCAAGAACCCGGAGCCGCCCCAGGAGCCCAAGAAGCCGCAGCCCCCGGAGGAGCTGGCGGTCAGCGAGCTGGAGTCCGTCAAGGAGAACAACTGTGCTTCAAACTGCCACCTGGAGGGAGATGCTGGCAAGAAGACTGGGGAGGAGCCCCTGGCTGGGGGAGACAAACAGGACCCGAACCTTAACAATCCAGCAGATGAGGACCATGCATATGCTTTGAGGATGCTGCCCAAGACAGGCTGCGTGATCCAGCCTGTgccaaaaccagcagaaaagaCTGCTATTGCGCCATGCATTATCTCAACGCCAATACTCAGCACAGGGCCAGAGGATCTGGAGCCACCATTGAAAAGGAGGTGTCTCCGAATTCGAAATCAGAATAAGTAAAGGTTTGTGTAATCACTACTGCCTTCTGTGTGAATagaattcagtattttcagGTATGAGGTCAAACTCATGTGGATGTGGctttaatgaaacaaaaagttACAAATTCCAATTTATGAGCACTTTCAGAAAACGATTGGTATTTGTGTTTTAGTATTGTTTTTTGTGTTGTATTGCATCTGTACTTGTCAGTACTCCATTCATCAGCAGCCTCATTACACTTTTGCTCAAAGAACATATCGTGGTGGTTCTGGCTGTGAAGTTATTGTGCTGTGTATGTCAAAGTCAGTGGTTTTCTGCCTAGAATATTGTACAGGTCTGGGCCATTAATCTGCTTGCTTGTTTCAGCTGAGTTACACCACAGCTCAAGCCTTCACAATGACTGAAATTGCCCTGCAGCATAGCATAGAGCTGGACGACCCAGCAGTTTCCTGCTAGCTCAGATCCAATGGACTTAGCAAATGTTCCAACCATCTTACTCTGGTCTGCCTCCAGACTGCACCCTGGCTTTCCAATTAGCTGTTCTCTAGAGACTGAACTCCTCTCCATGAGCTTTCCTGTCTTTTGTATTGGTGCCTAGGGACTGCCTGCTCTTTGGGACCTGCCTGCTATAGCTTATTGCAGCAAAACCTCTGCCATGGGGCTTTACTGCCTTACCTGAGGTGTCTGCCTTTGGTGCAAGTCTCCCATCTtagaaaagcagctgagattgccccagccctgcacttgGTTTGTGGATCCTGGTAGGGCTGCAGAGCAAGGTAGTGATAAGGGTAACTCCACCATGGCTTGTCCAAGATGCTGAAACCTCTCATCCTTCATTTCCAATCCCTCTGATAGCATAGCATCTTTGTAAAATCCTTAGTTTAGTGTGTGTCAGACGCTTCAAACCTGTGAGCGAGGAACTGTCTTATGAATCTTCCCTGTCTATCATACAAGAATGGCTCTGGCAGTCACTGTTGTACcacctgagctgggacaggaacCCCTTCACAGCCACACACCCCACACTCACACAATTAGACCAGGTTTCCTCACTGGCTCAACCCCAGGTTTTCCGTATTAGAGTTCTGAGATACCCCAATGCTTAAAATAATGTTGTCTCGGTGCAATAAATAGATAGCAAAACCACAGCTTGAGCTGATACCTTTGAGTAGGGATCCAGAACAAAGGAACCCCTGAGCTTTTTAACTTTTATGCCCTCACAGTCTAAGCACAGGAGAATCTGGAGGCTGTTGGGGTTGAGTGTCTGGTCACCCTGTGTCCTTTGTAATGGAAAGGATCAGTGCCTATTCCCATCCTCTTGCCATCCTCAGGCTTGGGTCCTGCCCCCCCAGAGCTCaacctgcagctggcactgcagctgcacactgAGCTACCTGCACTGAATATATTCCTTAACAAAACTAATGTAATGGAATTTATTTAGATTCACAAGCACGGAGAGCTTCTttcaggaaaaagggaaatggtGGGTGTTGCAAGAAATCTGTTCAGCAGTAAAATACTGATGGTTCGCCGGATGTGGCTTGGTGACATGCCAGATTTCATTACAATCCGTGGAATATTCTGTAGCCTGCAGTAAATCCCTGTCCCTGGTTGCACAAATAGTGACTGCAGTGGTGTTTGGCACCTACAGCCACAGAtagcagcagcaggctgtgtAATCTGGGCCATTGCGGTatctccctgctccatcagTGCGGGCTAATTGCACCGTCAAAGATACATAGTATAGTCAGGACTCCCCTCTCATTTGTTAGCACTGCATTCCCTGGGCTGGTTGCAGGGCTGGAAACATTACTTCCCTTTATCAACagtatttatttactttcttcAGTGGAACACAACCATAATTCTTTGCTCTCAGCATGTGCTGACACGTTTAAGAGATACACTAATAAGAATAGAGGACAACTATCATATTCTTGGACAAGTAATAACCAGCATATACAATTACTCAGAGgtgaaatgaatatttaaaatctttacACACTCATAGGTCCTGTTAGTGGGGatccccctgcccacccctgagGTATGGAATGTATGTCCCTCAGCAGCAATATCTTCGTTGCAAACCCCAGTGTTACCTTTGGAGCTTGAAAGATTCCCTTCATGAATGTATGCATGCTTCTACCTAGGGGTAGCAATTTGATCTAGTGACAAGGCCACTATTTGGCTGTAtcctttttattaaattttaggAGAGCCATGGTTAACTCTTCCTTTCCCACCTCATTGAAGCTCCTCATAGCTGCTTATTTCAAGACAGTGCTAGAAGATTTGCACATTTATGTGCTTATTTTGTAGTCAAAGAGGGGCTGGTTCTTAGCATCTATTTCTGCTTGCCTGGACCATCCAGGCTGCAGCAATGCTGCCTCTTCAAGGTCTCAGTCCCAAGAGGAGTTTAGTAGCATTCAAAGCCAGAGTTTAAACCCCCAAAGAGAGTTCTGGCTTCACTGAATGTGTATTTTTGCGTGTTGACGTGATTATTCATGACATCACTTCACAGATAGTATTTGAGGAGAAAGTAGGCAAACTGAACAAGCTGCATTGGAAAGACAAGGATATTTTATCATTCAGTTACTGTCCTCGTCCCTTTGTATTCCCTAAATGTCAATAACTGCCACTGTGATTATCCTTAGGAATAACCATTTTCCCTTTCATCCTGGGTTTTACATATTTCTTTGCCTCAGCATAAGGGCTGTCTTACAGGGGAGTTTTCAGGTTGCCAGGCAAGATTAATCTGACCCAATACAGACATCTGTAACAAAGATGCAGCTGAGCTAATTGCCTAAACTCTCTTTAAAACCAACCTAGAGAAGCAGGCACTTCAAAGAGACAGCTGAGCTCATCCCAGAGTCAACAAGGAAGACAGCTCAGATGAATTGTGCCCTAGGAGTGGCTATTTCTGCCTGCAGTGAGGGAAACTGAGGGTGACTGGCACAGACATAGATGTCCACATAGATGCTGGAAGTTAAGAAGCCCAGCTTAGGTGTCTGCCCTTCCTCTGGGgcttgtgcagcagcacagcatggcACGGTGATGGTTATTAGTCTGTGTTCATCCCCTCGCTCccccagaaaaagaaaagaagtagcCTCTGTGCAGAAGGTATGGGAGACCAGGGTCCTCATGTGCTCCAAGGGAAAGAGGATACTCCAGATACTCTGCAGAA belongs to Oenanthe melanoleuca isolate GR-GAL-2019-014 chromosome 3, OMel1.0, whole genome shotgun sequence and includes:
- the SOBP gene encoding sine oculis-binding protein homolog isoform X2 gives rise to the protein MAEMEKEGRPPENKRSRKPAHPVKREINEEMKNFAENTMNELLGWYGYDKVELKDGEDIEFRNYSADGESRQHISVLKENSLPKPKLPEDSVISPYNINPSYPGLATGNGLSDSPAGSKDHGNVPIIVPLIPPPFIKPPAEDDVSNVQIMCAWCQKVGIKRYSLSMGSEVKCFCSEKCFAACRRAYFKRNKVCDWCKHIRHTKEYLDFGDGERRLQFCSAKCLNQYKMDIFYKETQANLPAGLCSTLHPPVENKAEGTGVQLLTPDSWNIPLADARRKAPSPASAAGQIQGPGPSASTTASPSDTANCSVTKIPTPVPKPIPISENPNIPPVSVQPPASIVPPIGVPPRSPPMVMTNRGPVPLPIFMEQQIMQQIRPPFIRGPPHHASNPNSPLSNPMIPGIGPPPGGPRNMGPTSSPMHRPMLSPHIHPPTTPTMPGNPPGLLPPPPPGAPLPSLPFPPVSMMPNGPMPMPQMMNFGLPSLAPLVPPPTLLVPYPVIVPLPVPIPIPIPIPHINDSKPPNGFSSNGESFIPSTSSETPGAKPTNSSSSPRESKQGSSKSSDSSPSCSGQSLNQAKVLQEHSKNEVVDLTVRPSSPVNSKFGFPSVLQGPQDGVIDLTVGHRSRLHNVIHRALHAQVKVEREPNSVVNLAFGSSDKRNCSDCRDNCSPVDSQTLPCSDGAHCCPVSLASGTPGLEAGAAVCNVIVNGTKSTEGSKNPEPPQEPKKPQPPEELAVSELESVKENNCASNCHLEGDAGKKTGEEPLAGGDKQDPNLNNPADEDHAYALRMLPKTGCVIQPVPKPAEKTAIAPCIISTPILSTGPEDLEPPLKRRCLRIRNQNK
- the SOBP gene encoding sine oculis-binding protein homolog isoform X1, translating into MAEMEKEGRPPENKRSRKPAHPVKREINEEMKNFAENTMNELLGWYGYDKVELKDGEDIEFRNYSADGESRQHISVLKENSLPKPKLPEDSVISPYNINPSYPGLATGNGLSDSPAGSKDHGNVPIIVPLIPPPFIKPPAEDDVSNVQIMCAWCQKVGIKRYSLSMGSEVKCFCSEKCFAACRRAYFKRNKARDEDGHAENFPQQHYAKETPRLAFKNNCELLVCDWCKHIRHTKEYLDFGDGERRLQFCSAKCLNQYKMDIFYKETQANLPAGLCSTLHPPVENKAEGTGVQLLTPDSWNIPLADARRKAPSPASAAGQIQGPGPSASTTASPSDTANCSVTKIPTPVPKPIPISENPNIPPVSVQPPASIVPPIGVPPRSPPMVMTNRGPVPLPIFMEQQIMQQIRPPFIRGPPHHASNPNSPLSNPMIPGIGPPPGGPRNMGPTSSPMHRPMLSPHIHPPTTPTMPGNPPGLLPPPPPGAPLPSLPFPPVSMMPNGPMPMPQMMNFGLPSLAPLVPPPTLLVPYPVIVPLPVPIPIPIPIPHINDSKPPNGFSSNGESFIPSTSSETPGAKPTNSSSSPRESKQGSSKSSDSSPSCSGQSLNQAKVLQEHSKNEVVDLTVRPSSPVNSKFGFPSVLQGPQDGVIDLTVGHRSRLHNVIHRALHAQVKVEREPNSVVNLAFGSSDKRNCSDCRDNCSPVDSQTLPCSDGAHCCPVSLASGTPGLEAGAAVCNVIVNGTKSTEGSKNPEPPQEPKKPQPPEELAVSELESVKENNCASNCHLEGDAGKKTGEEPLAGGDKQDPNLNNPADEDHAYALRMLPKTGCVIQPVPKPAEKTAIAPCIISTPILSTGPEDLEPPLKRRCLRIRNQNK